The Syngnathus typhle isolate RoL2023-S1 ecotype Sweden linkage group LG3, RoL_Styp_1.0, whole genome shotgun sequence genome window below encodes:
- the cldnd1b gene encoding claudin domain-containing protein 1b, translating to MVDNRYATALVIGAVLSLLAAVYLSVAVGTQHWYQYSSPPGSHDGSNTSLLGDDSVDGDFDEKTSSETLYRLNGTMGLWWWCILVPSQSHWFKEPDPIFKRQCERFTLPQQFLPKYKHPGNYNRDEDLLRTYLWRCQFLLPLVSLALVFLSGLIGVCACLCRSFTPTLAVGVLHLLAALCSLGSVCCFLAGVDLLHQYVRRPDGVESSLGWSLYLALISFPLQMMAAALFLWAARSHRKNYTRMIAYRVA from the exons ATGGTGGATAACCGCTATGCCACAGCCCTGGTCATCGGCGCCGTGCTGAGCCTGCTGGCTGCTGTGTACCTCTCAGTGGCCGTGGGAACGCAGCATTGGTACCAGTACAGCAGCCCACCGGGCTCACATGACGGAAGCAACACCTCATTGTTGGGAGATGACTCTGTTGACGGCGACTTTGACGAGAAGACGTCAAGCGAGACCTTGTATCGCCTCAATGGCACCATGGGACTGTGGTGGTGGTGCATCCTGGTGCCCAGCCAGTCTCACTGGTTCAAGGAGCCAG atCCCATTTTTAAAAGGCAGTGTGAGCGCTTCACTCTTCCGCAGCAGTTCTTGCCAAAATACAAACACCCTGGAAACTACAATCGTGACGAGGACCTGTTAAGGACAT ACTTGTGGAGGTGCCAGTTTCTCTTGCCTCTGGTATCGCTGGCCTTGGTGTTCCTGAGCGGCCTCATCGGCGTCTGCGCTTGCCTGTGCCGCAGCTTCACGCCCACCCTGGCTGTGGGAGTGCTTCATCTTCTCGCAG CTTTGTGCTCTCTGGGCAGCGTGTGCTGCTTCCTGGCCGGCGTGGATCTCCTCCACCAGTACGTCAGGCGGCCCGACGGGGTGGAGTCATCGCTGGGCTGGTCCCTCTACCTCGCCCTCATCTCCTTCCCGCTGCAGATGATGGCGGCTGCCTTGTTCCTCTGGGCGGCTCGCAGCCACCGCAAGAACTACACGCGCATGATCGCCTACAGGGTGGCGTAA
- the LOC133150904 gene encoding neuromedin-K receptor-like, producing the protein MPCTRCVFLSGPKTGMSTAPNTSVSSRSPPAHQFVQPAWRVVLWALVYCAVLGVAVLGNAVVIWIILAHKRMRTVTNYFLLNLAVCDASTAAFNSLVNFIYAAHGEWYFGARYCTFHNLFPVTTVFASIYTMTAIAIDRYMAIIHPLKPRLSAKATLAVIVTIWSLALVLAFPLGYFSTTRALPRRTLCYVAWPRMADDPFMYHIILTVLVYVVPLVVMAITYSIIGVNLWGGEIPGDTSDNYHGQLRAKRKIVKMMMVVVVTFAFCWLPYHMYFIVTGLNRRLSKWKSIQQVYLAVLWLAMSSTMYNPIIYCCLNSKFRAGFKRVFRWCPFIRVTSYDELELQNRRSGPGPQNSMCTLSRVNTSILSKDKSVRSHGNTRRSKCKLQSDNDSPNV; encoded by the exons ATGCCGTGCACCAGATGCGTCTTTTTGTCTGGACCCAAGACGGGAATGTCTACAGCCCCTAACACCTCCGTATCCAGCCGAAGCCCGCCGGCTCACCAGTTTGTGCAGCCGGCATGGCGAGTCGTTCTGTGGGCCCTGGTTTACTGCGCCGTCCTCGGCGTGGCTGTGCTGGGCAACGCGGTGGTCATCTGGATCATCTTGGCGCACAAGCGGATGAGGACAGTCACCAACTATTTTCTGCTCAATTTGGCGGTGTGCGACGCGTCCACGGCCGCCTTCAACTCGCTGGTCAACTTCATCTACGCGGCCCACGGAGAGTGGTACTTCGGGGCGCGCTATTGCACCTTCCACAACTTGTTCCCGGTCACGACGGTGTTCGCCAGTATTTACACCATGACCGCGATTGCTATTGACAG GTACATGGCCATCATCCATCCCCTAAAGCCTCGTCTATCAGCCAAAGCCACTCTGGCCGTGATCGTGACCATCTGGAGTCTGGCCCTCGTCCTGGCCTTCCCCCTCGGCTATTTCTCCACAACAAGAGCCTTGCCTCGTAGGACTCTGTGTTACGTGGCCTGGCCCCGCATGGCCGACGACCCCTTCAT GTACCACATCATTCTGACTGTCCTGGTGTATGTGGTGCCTTTAGTGGTGATGGCCATCACTTATTCCATCATTGGTGTGAACCTGTGGGGAGGAGAGATCCCCGGAGACACATCGGATAACTACCATGGACAGCTCCGGGCAAAAAGGAAG AttgtgaagatgatgatggtcgTGGTGGTGACCTTTGCCTTCTGCTGGCTGCCCTATCACATGTACTTCATAGTGACGGGTCTCAACAGACGTCTGAGCAAGTGGAAGTCTATCCAGCAGGTCTACCTGGCAGTGCTGTGGCTGGCCATGAGCTCCACCATGTACAACCCTATCATCTACTGCTGCCTCAATAGCAA GTTTCGAGCCGGCTTCAAGCGCGTTTTCCGCTGGTGTCCATTCATCCGAGTGACCAGCTACGATGAGCTGGAGCTCCAGAACAGACGGAGCGGCCCGGGTCCCCAGAACAGCATGTGCACTCTGTCACGCGTCAACACCAGCATCCTCAGCAAGGACAAGAGTGTGCGCTCGCATGGTAATACACGTAGGTCCAAGTGTAAATTGCAGTCTGATAATGACTCGCCGAATGTTTGA
- the acy3.2 gene encoding N-acyl-aromatic-L-amino acid amidohydrolase (carboxylate-forming) B, producing the protein MEDLSFSPMSRVAICGGTHGNEMTGVYVIREMEKKKKDKVGNSVTVTTVLSNPEAVKVCRRYIDKDLNRCFTDTLLSAPLSANSPYEMKRAHELNALLGPKGNLQAVDFLCDIHNTTANMGMCFILNGFDWIALHLFKYVKSKTTFGPVRAIQFNTTLPEAYSLESVAKHGFSLEVGPQPTGVVRADIYNMVTETLDLIMDWLENFNSGSTFEGGEVEVYCQTAVLDYPRDPATDEIIAAIHPQLQDNDFKLLRAGDPIFRSFNGETVKYEGEEAYPFFVNECAYYEKRIAFQLARKISICLPSVCVKKN; encoded by the exons ATGGAGGACCTCTCCTTTTCACCGATGTCCCGTGTCGCCATTTGCGGCGGTACACACGGCAATGAGATGACGGGGGTATACGTGATACGAGagatggagaagaagaaaaaggacaaGGTCGGAAACTCTGTGACCGTAACGACAGTCCTTTCAAATCCGGAGGCTGTTAAGGTGTGCAGACGGTACATTGACAAAGATCTCAATCGTTGTTTCACGGATACTTTGCTGAG CGCACCTTTATCGGCCAACTCGCCGTACGAGATGAAGCGAGCTCATGAGCTCAACGCGCTGCTCGGGCCTAAAGGAAACTTGCAGGCCGTGGACTTCCTGTGCGACATCCACAACACAACGGCCAACATGGGCATGTGCTTCATCTTGAACGGATTTGACTGGATCGCCCTGCACCTTTTTAAATACGTAAAG AGTAAAACAACATTTGGGCCTGTGAGAGCAATCCAGTTTAACACGACACTTCCAGAGGCCTACTCACTTGAATCTGTGGCTAAACATGGTTTTT CGTTGGAGGTCGGACCTCAACCCACCGGAGTGGTCAGAGCAGACATTTACAACATGGTGACGGAAACGCTGGATCTCATCATGGATTGGCTTGAAAATTTTAATTCTG GAAGTACGTTCGAGGGTGGTGAAGTAGAGGTCTACTGTCAAACCGCCGTCCTCGACTACCCAAGAGATCCCGCCACCGACGAGATCATCGCTGCTATTCATCCCCAGCTACAG GACAACGACTTCAAGCTTCTCCGTGCCGGGGATCCTATTTTCCGGTCGTTCAATGGTGAGACGGTTAAGTACGAGGGCGAGGAGGCCTACCCGTTCTTTGTGAACGAATGCGCCTACTACGAGAAGAGGATCGCCTTTCAATTAGCTCGCAAGATTAGTATTTGCCTCCCGTCAGTCTGTGTGAAAAAGAACTGA
- the primpol gene encoding DNA-directed primase/polymerase protein isoform X2, with translation MKKWGERLKKVEQLAETFHHNPVIPRYKPRLWPYQPSSVWKLFHRQSVAIAFAQSCKEPVHVFALEKEKAPQGQRIFLVTTYGELWHYYRTYTQSLMHCYEVIPEGAVCKLYFDLEFHKPSNREADGKKMVAMLIQYVCQKLKDIYGVECCASNILNLDSSTDDKFSRHLIFNLPNAVFKDNIHVGAFINSILQPVLDECNVNGGTHSELTSQSTQTKRLKTDEIDLSFLHVKNKDGHRAKFVDLGVYTKNRNFRLYKSSKVGKNAAFSLADDNKFISKPTKGISAEESVFLASLVCNVSFTGQRILTWEVTDTQACRTTRLHTQMDLPCDSSSLSGYLMSPHREVDDFVLTVVRRDNIQGSIRRWHYFAAEQLLVYDIAKYRWCDNVGRFHKSNNIMIVVDLKEEVWYQKCHDPECRNFRSSSYPLPQEICISYIMMLDDEDQDYVMDDAGNIEATQTPKQAAEYQEAADKWGGSAEDDQEFSDCLNDFELTSSEISDELLLNCVQGFHS, from the exons ATGAAAAAATGGGGCGAGCGTCTCAAGAAGGTGGAGCAGCTGGCCGAGACCTTTCATCATAATCCAGTAATTCCGCGCTACAAGCCTCGACTTTGGCCTTACCAGCCTTCCTCCGTCTGGAAACTGTTCCATCGCCAAAGTGTGGCCATTGCTTTTGCTCAGAGCTGCAAGGAG CCTGTGCATGTCTTTGCATTGGAAAAAGAGAAGGCTCCCCAGGGTCAAAGGATATTCCTGGTGACCACTTACGGTGAACTGTGGCACTACTACAG GACTTACACACAATCCTTGATGCACTGCTACGAAGTGATCCCAGAGGGCGCTGTTTGCAAACTGTACTTTGACTTGGAGTTCCACAAGCCTTCAAACAGAGAAGCCGATGGCAAAAAGATGGTGGCCATGTTGATCCAG TATGTTTGTCAAAAGCTGAAGGACATCTATGGGGTCGAATGTTGCGCATCAAACATCCTCAATCTGGACTCCAGCACAGATGATAAATTTAGTCGACATCTCATCTTCAATCTACCAAATGCCGTTTTCAAGGACAACATTCATGTCG GTGCCTTCATTAATTCCATACTTCAACCTGTGCTGGATGAATGCAATGTGAATGG TGGAACACACAGCGAGCTGACAAGTCAAAGTACACAAACCAAAAGACTGAAAACTGACGAAATTGACCTCAGCTTTCTTCACGTGAAAAACAAAGATGGGCACCGTGCTAAGTTTGTTGATCTTG GGGTCTACACCAAGAACAGAAATTTCCGTCTTTACAAGTCATCTAAGGTCGGGAAGAACGCTGCCTTCTCCTTAGCAGATGACAACAAGTTCATCTCCAAACCCACCAAGGGCATTTCAGCAGAAGAAAGTGTGTTCTTGGCATCTTTAGTGTGCAATGTGAG CTTCACAGGCCAGAGAATTCTAACGTGGGAAGTCACAGACACCCAAGCGTGTCGGACCACGAGGCTTCACACCCAGATGGATTTACCATGTGACTCAA GCTCACTCTCAGGCTACCTAATGTCGCCTCACAGAGAAGTGGACGACTTTGTTTTGACAGTGGTTAGGAGGGACAACATACAAGGAA GCATCAGACGGTGGCACTACTTTGCAGCCGAGCAGCTTCTGGTCTACGACATTGCCAAGTACCGTTGGTGTGACAACGTGGGCCGCTTtcacaaaagcaacaacatCAT GATCGTGGTGGATCTCAAAGAGGAGGTTTGGTACCAGAAGTGTCACGATCCCGAGTGTAGGAACTTTAGATCCTCAA GTTACCCACTGCCACAGGAGATCTGCATCAGTTACATCATGATGCTG GACGACGAGGATCAGGACTACGTAATGGACGATGCAGGCAACATTGAAGCCACCCAGACACCGAAACAAGCGGCTGAGTATCAAGAAGCCGCCGACAAGTGGGGAGGAAGTGCTGAGGACGACCAGGAATTCTCTGATTGTCTCAACGACTTTGAGCTGACAAGCAGCGAAATCTCAGATGAGCTGCTGCTCAACTGCGTGCAAGGTTTCCATTCATAG
- the si:ch211-145b13.6 gene encoding GPI-linked NAD(P)(+)--arginine ADP-ribosyltransferase 1 has product MRAMKKTFLVVYVVLYTVSAVKQLDMAPNAVDLLYEGCRDDTMEKLIRSDVLHQELSQNIDFYAAWSDKCPTLLPGGTKEHTSALLAFINGKNAFKKAFNDAVETMGVNASTYEERFHYKSLHFLLTDAMSLVRQKTCKNVYRVSEMEYKVEKGVRVRFGRFTTVQSDVSMKEDVEGGIYFNITTCFYISLEGFCGITEDVAILSPTEEFMVEDIKLSDDGDYTEVILKHSKLKATDDCYKSRAPEESASQWPMMALVSFVLFETLNH; this is encoded by the exons ATGAGAGCTATGAAGAAAACATTCCTGGTGGTCTACGTGGTGTTATACACG GTGAGTGCAGTGAAACAACTGGACATGGCCCCCAACGCTGTGGACCTATTGTACGAGGGCTGTCGCGACGACACCATGGAGAAATTGATCCGCTCTGATGTGCTACACCAAGAGCTGAGTCAGAATATTGACTTCTACGCAGCCTGGAGCGACAAGTGTCCCACGCTGCTCCCAGGAGGCACGAAGGAACACACCTCCGCTCTCTTAGCCTTCATAAACGGCAAGAATGCGTTCAAGAAAGCCTTCAACGACGCGGTGGAGACCATGGGGGTCAACGCCAGCACTTATGAGGAGCGCTTTCATTATAAGTCCCTACACTTCCTGCTCACGGATGCTATGAGCCTGGTGAGGCAGAAGACGTGTAAGAATGTATACAGAGTGTCCGAAATGGAATACAAAGTGGAAAAGGGTGTCCGAGTGAGATTCGGACGATTCACTACGGTCCAGTCAGACGTGTCGATGAAGGAGGACGTGGAGGGCGGAATCTATTTCAACATCACCACGTGCTTCTATATCAGCCTGGAGGGCTTCTGCGGCATCACCGAGGACGTCGCCATTTTGTCCCCCACCGAGGAGTTCATGGTGGAGGACATCAAGTTGTCAGACGATGGCGACTACACCGAGGTCATCCTGAAACACTCCAAACTGAAGGCTACTGATGACTGTTACAAATCACG GGCCCCGGAAGAGAGCGCCTCCCAGTGGCCGATGATGGCACTTGTGTCCTTCGTCCTATTTGAGACACTCAACCATTAG
- the primpol gene encoding DNA-directed primase/polymerase protein isoform X1, protein MKKWGERLKKVEQLAETFHHNPVIPRYKPRLWPYQPSSVWKLFHRQSVAIAFAQSCKEPVHVFALEKEKAPQGQRIFLVTTYGELWHYYRTYTQSLMHCYEVIPEGAVCKLYFDLEFHKPSNREADGKKMVAMLIQYVCQKLKDIYGVECCASNILNLDSSTDDKFSRHLIFNLPNAVFKDNIHVGAFINSILQPVLDECNVNGSGTHSELTSQSTQTKRLKTDEIDLSFLHVKNKDGHRAKFVDLGVYTKNRNFRLYKSSKVGKNAAFSLADDNKFISKPTKGISAEESVFLASLVCNVSFTGQRILTWEVTDTQACRTTRLHTQMDLPCDSSSLSGYLMSPHREVDDFVLTVVRRDNIQGSIRRWHYFAAEQLLVYDIAKYRWCDNVGRFHKSNNIMIVVDLKEEVWYQKCHDPECRNFRSSSYPLPQEICISYIMMLDDEDQDYVMDDAGNIEATQTPKQAAEYQEAADKWGGSAEDDQEFSDCLNDFELTSSEISDELLLNCVQGFHS, encoded by the exons ATGAAAAAATGGGGCGAGCGTCTCAAGAAGGTGGAGCAGCTGGCCGAGACCTTTCATCATAATCCAGTAATTCCGCGCTACAAGCCTCGACTTTGGCCTTACCAGCCTTCCTCCGTCTGGAAACTGTTCCATCGCCAAAGTGTGGCCATTGCTTTTGCTCAGAGCTGCAAGGAG CCTGTGCATGTCTTTGCATTGGAAAAAGAGAAGGCTCCCCAGGGTCAAAGGATATTCCTGGTGACCACTTACGGTGAACTGTGGCACTACTACAG GACTTACACACAATCCTTGATGCACTGCTACGAAGTGATCCCAGAGGGCGCTGTTTGCAAACTGTACTTTGACTTGGAGTTCCACAAGCCTTCAAACAGAGAAGCCGATGGCAAAAAGATGGTGGCCATGTTGATCCAG TATGTTTGTCAAAAGCTGAAGGACATCTATGGGGTCGAATGTTGCGCATCAAACATCCTCAATCTGGACTCCAGCACAGATGATAAATTTAGTCGACATCTCATCTTCAATCTACCAAATGCCGTTTTCAAGGACAACATTCATGTCG GTGCCTTCATTAATTCCATACTTCAACCTGTGCTGGATGAATGCAATGTGAATGG CAGTGGAACACACAGCGAGCTGACAAGTCAAAGTACACAAACCAAAAGACTGAAAACTGACGAAATTGACCTCAGCTTTCTTCACGTGAAAAACAAAGATGGGCACCGTGCTAAGTTTGTTGATCTTG GGGTCTACACCAAGAACAGAAATTTCCGTCTTTACAAGTCATCTAAGGTCGGGAAGAACGCTGCCTTCTCCTTAGCAGATGACAACAAGTTCATCTCCAAACCCACCAAGGGCATTTCAGCAGAAGAAAGTGTGTTCTTGGCATCTTTAGTGTGCAATGTGAG CTTCACAGGCCAGAGAATTCTAACGTGGGAAGTCACAGACACCCAAGCGTGTCGGACCACGAGGCTTCACACCCAGATGGATTTACCATGTGACTCAA GCTCACTCTCAGGCTACCTAATGTCGCCTCACAGAGAAGTGGACGACTTTGTTTTGACAGTGGTTAGGAGGGACAACATACAAGGAA GCATCAGACGGTGGCACTACTTTGCAGCCGAGCAGCTTCTGGTCTACGACATTGCCAAGTACCGTTGGTGTGACAACGTGGGCCGCTTtcacaaaagcaacaacatCAT GATCGTGGTGGATCTCAAAGAGGAGGTTTGGTACCAGAAGTGTCACGATCCCGAGTGTAGGAACTTTAGATCCTCAA GTTACCCACTGCCACAGGAGATCTGCATCAGTTACATCATGATGCTG GACGACGAGGATCAGGACTACGTAATGGACGATGCAGGCAACATTGAAGCCACCCAGACACCGAAACAAGCGGCTGAGTATCAAGAAGCCGCCGACAAGTGGGGAGGAAGTGCTGAGGACGACCAGGAATTCTCTGATTGTCTCAACGACTTTGAGCTGACAAGCAGCGAAATCTCAGATGAGCTGCTGCTCAACTGCGTGCAAGGTTTCCATTCATAG